In Symphalangus syndactylus isolate Jambi chromosome 14, NHGRI_mSymSyn1-v2.1_pri, whole genome shotgun sequence, one DNA window encodes the following:
- the LOC129462947 gene encoding uncharacterized protein — protein MAQRQEGSCEEFNCKGSRAQARATEANAKQRFSRCQAAWRGSERPPCSPIPLSCPRSRGAAPVDLATVLLMVLGLLLSPSLPHACPMQAWKPWWRSLGQPQVPAEYVILRDSLPFYEDLGPWGSGEGADSEKAMSRGTGEPLLSQTLEDFSVRTVYDKLEDQNLHVASQLSKHRSDALAFYRATAQQLQGLQDFLQASAGLSCKLWAGVETLRQIPKPLPGQTLGKARNRGTATLQLLKGSASSLLQAAVPVSQHHCPGLLAGA, from the exons ATGGcccagaggcaggaagggagcTGTGAAGAGTTCAACTGCAAGGGCAGCAGGGCACAGGCCAGGGCCACTGAGGCAAATGCAAAACAGCGGTTCTCACGTTGCCAGGCAGCCTGGAGGGGCTCGGAGAGGCCACCATGTAGCCCCATTCCCCTCTCCTGCCCACGTTCCAGGGGTGCTGCTCCTGTTGACTTGGCAACTGTGCTGTTGATGGTCCTGGGCCTCCTGCTGAGTCCCTCCCTGCCCCACGCCTGCCCCATGCAGGCTTGGAAGCCTTGGTGGAGAAGCCTGGGACAGCCTCAGGTGCCTGCTGAGTATGTGATCCTCAGGGACAG CCTCCCGTTCTATGAAGACCTTGGCCCTTGGGGATCTGGGGAAGGAGCTGACTCCGAGAAGGCCATGAGCCGGGGCACAG GGGAGCCGCTCCTGTCCCAGACCCTGGAGGACTTCAGCGTCCGCACAGTCTATGACAAGCTCGAGGACCAGAACCTGCATGTTGCATCCCAGCTGAGCAAGCACAGGAGTGATGCCCTGGCCTTCTACAGGGCCACGGCCCAGCAGCTCCAGGGACTCCAG GACTTTCTGCAGGCCTCAGCAGGACTGAGCTGCAAGCTCTGGGCAGGGGTGGAGACCCTGAGACAGATCCCAAAGCCGCTGCCAGGGCAGACACTGGGCAAAGCCAGGAACCGTGGGACGGCCACACTGCAGCTTCTCAAAGGGAGTGCCAGCAGCCTCCTCCAG GCTGCCGTCCCAGTGTCCCAGCACCACTGCCCTGGGCTTTTAGCTGGAGCTTGA